A section of the Vibrio vulnificus CMCP6 genome encodes:
- a CDS encoding chitinase, which produces MKISHLSVLIGCTLAAGAQAAMNIQPDPQNPNGYVVSRVDLQAAEQAQTADPMYAIWSKALETRSNTIVEAIAPGAASNPDNVKRTERVFPQSEWDFLTHMAAPEYTYTRFLKAIGKFPAFCGEYTDGRDSDAICKKSIVTAFAHFAQETGGHIAIDNVSDNPLGLEEWQQALVHVREMGWSEGQAGYTTGCGQNDWQNKRWPCEAGQGYFGRGAKQLSYHFNYGAFSEVMYDGDATVLLKNPALVADSWLNLASAIWFFLTPQAPKPAMLHVIDRTWVPSQREVDAGIGYGFGTTINVINGGIECGEQNKDKGQPVNRIRYWEGLASHYQIPVEADEKNTCWQQTPYGSLNLNGATDVLYTNWDGNWKYYADRPGGYSFECELVGFQTAYSALVPGDYEKCVTNFYGSHASWPEVRVVDKLDPVDPGTQPGGNEWSASKVYVAGDQVTYKGATYKAKWWTQGNDPSLGGPWELVAGTPTEPTPTPDPVPTPDPTPDPEPTPDPTPEPTPVPGTFIQWEPGMTQVANGEKVTYNGKCFIAKNGPGVWETPTQSNWFWDEISCQ; this is translated from the coding sequence ATGAAGATTTCCCATCTGTCGGTTCTGATCGGATGCACGTTAGCCGCTGGAGCGCAAGCGGCAATGAATATCCAACCAGACCCTCAAAACCCGAATGGATATGTTGTTTCACGAGTGGATCTGCAAGCCGCAGAGCAAGCGCAAACGGCAGATCCCATGTACGCAATTTGGTCGAAGGCGTTAGAAACACGCTCGAATACCATCGTCGAAGCCATTGCTCCCGGTGCGGCGAGCAACCCTGATAACGTAAAGCGTACTGAACGTGTTTTCCCACAAAGTGAATGGGATTTTCTCACTCATATGGCTGCGCCCGAATACACTTATACGCGTTTTTTAAAGGCGATAGGTAAGTTCCCTGCTTTCTGTGGCGAGTACACCGACGGGCGAGATTCAGATGCGATCTGTAAAAAATCCATCGTGACTGCCTTTGCTCATTTCGCGCAAGAAACCGGTGGCCACATTGCGATTGACAACGTCTCTGATAACCCACTAGGTCTGGAAGAGTGGCAACAAGCGTTAGTTCATGTTCGTGAAATGGGGTGGTCGGAAGGCCAAGCCGGTTACACCACGGGTTGTGGCCAAAACGATTGGCAAAACAAACGTTGGCCGTGTGAAGCGGGGCAGGGCTATTTTGGCCGTGGGGCAAAACAGCTTTCTTACCACTTCAACTACGGGGCCTTTTCGGAAGTGATGTACGATGGTGATGCCACCGTGCTGCTTAAGAATCCAGCTTTGGTGGCGGACTCTTGGTTAAATCTCGCTTCAGCCATTTGGTTTTTCTTAACGCCTCAAGCACCGAAACCAGCCATGCTGCATGTGATCGACCGTACTTGGGTGCCGTCCCAACGTGAAGTGGACGCAGGCATTGGCTACGGCTTTGGTACCACGATTAACGTCATCAATGGTGGCATTGAGTGTGGTGAGCAGAATAAAGACAAAGGCCAGCCGGTTAACCGTATTCGTTACTGGGAAGGGCTGGCATCGCACTATCAAATCCCTGTGGAAGCGGATGAGAAGAACACCTGTTGGCAGCAAACCCCTTATGGTAGTTTGAACCTCAATGGTGCAACCGACGTGCTCTACACCAACTGGGACGGCAACTGGAAATATTACGCCGATCGTCCAGGAGGCTATTCCTTTGAGTGTGAATTGGTGGGCTTCCAAACGGCCTATTCGGCCTTAGTACCTGGCGACTACGAAAAATGTGTGACTAACTTCTATGGCTCGCACGCAAGTTGGCCAGAAGTGCGTGTAGTTGACAAACTAGACCCTGTTGACCCTGGAACCCAACCGGGTGGCAATGAGTGGAGCGCAAGTAAAGTTTACGTAGCTGGCGACCAAGTCACTTACAAAGGTGCGACATACAAGGCGAAGTGGTGGACACAAGGCAACGACCCAAGCTTAGGTGGGCCTTGGGAATTGGTGGCGGGAACACCAACAGAGCCAACGCCAACACCAGATCCTGTACCAACGCCAGATCCGACTCCGGACCCAGAGCCAACACCGGATCCGACGCCAGAGCCAACCCCAGTCCCAGGTACCTTTATTCAGTGGGAACCGGGAATGACGCAGGTTGCGAATGGTGAAAAAGTGACTTACAACGGTAAGTGCTTTATCGCTAAAAATGGCCCAGGAGTTTGGGAGACGCCAACGCAATCAAACTGGTTCTGGGATGAGATTTCTTGTCAGTAA
- the guaA gene encoding glutamine-hydrolyzing GMP synthase: MTKNIHDQRILILDFGSQYTQLVARRVREIGVYCELWSWDVEEADIREFNPDGIILSGGPESVTEDNSPRAPQYVFDSGVPVLGVCYGMQTMAEQLGGKVSTSDEREFGYAAVKVSGESAIFKDLEATQDVWMSHGDKVVEIPAGFTKVGETDTCPYAAMANEEKKYYGVQFHPEVTHTKNGLQMLENFVLGICGCERLWTSESIIEDAVARIKEQVGDDEVILGLSGGVDSSVVAMLVHRAIGDKLTCVFVDNGLLRLNEGQQVMDMFGDKFGLNIIKVDAEERFLKALEGKSDPEEKRKTIGHVFVDVFDEESKKLKNAKWLAQGTIYPDVIESAASKTGKAHVIKSHHNVGGLPDDMEMGLVEPLRELFKDEVRKIGLELGLPYEMLYRHPFPGPGLGVRVLGEIKKEYCDLLRRADAIFIEELHAADLYNKVSQAFTVFLPVRSVGVMGDGRKYDWVVSLRAVETIDFMTAHWAHLPYDFLGKVSNRIINEVNGISRVVYDISGKPPATIEWE; this comes from the coding sequence ATGACTAAAAATATTCATGACCAACGTATTCTGATCCTAGATTTCGGTTCGCAGTACACTCAACTTGTTGCGCGCCGCGTACGTGAAATCGGCGTTTACTGTGAGCTTTGGAGCTGGGATGTTGAAGAAGCGGATATTCGTGAATTCAACCCAGACGGTATTATTCTTTCTGGTGGCCCAGAGAGCGTGACAGAAGATAACTCTCCTCGCGCACCTCAATATGTATTCGATTCAGGCGTGCCAGTACTGGGTGTTTGTTACGGCATGCAGACCATGGCTGAGCAGCTAGGCGGAAAAGTATCGACTTCTGACGAGCGCGAGTTTGGCTATGCAGCTGTAAAAGTGTCTGGTGAGTCAGCTATTTTCAAAGATCTTGAAGCTACTCAAGATGTATGGATGAGCCACGGTGACAAAGTCGTTGAGATTCCAGCGGGCTTCACCAAAGTAGGTGAAACAGACACTTGTCCTTACGCTGCAATGGCGAACGAAGAGAAGAAATACTACGGTGTTCAGTTCCACCCAGAAGTAACGCACACTAAAAATGGCTTACAAATGCTAGAGAACTTTGTTCTTGGCATCTGTGGTTGTGAGCGTCTATGGACTTCAGAATCCATCATCGAAGATGCGGTTGCTCGTATTAAAGAGCAAGTGGGTGACGATGAAGTGATCCTAGGTCTATCTGGTGGTGTGGATTCATCAGTAGTAGCCATGTTGGTTCACCGTGCAATCGGCGACAAGCTAACGTGTGTCTTCGTTGATAACGGTCTACTTCGTTTAAACGAAGGTCAGCAAGTGATGGACATGTTTGGCGACAAGTTTGGCCTAAACATCATCAAAGTTGATGCTGAAGAGCGTTTCCTAAAAGCACTTGAAGGCAAATCTGATCCTGAAGAGAAACGTAAGACCATCGGTCACGTATTCGTCGATGTCTTTGATGAAGAATCGAAGAAGCTGAAAAATGCGAAATGGCTCGCTCAAGGTACTATCTACCCAGACGTAATCGAGTCAGCAGCCTCTAAGACAGGTAAAGCGCACGTAATCAAATCTCACCATAACGTGGGCGGTCTGCCAGACGATATGGAAATGGGTCTTGTTGAGCCACTGCGTGAACTGTTCAAAGATGAAGTACGTAAGATTGGCCTAGAACTTGGCCTACCTTACGAAATGCTTTACCGCCACCCATTCCCTGGTCCGGGTCTAGGTGTTCGTGTTCTTGGTGAAATCAAGAAAGAGTACTGTGATTTGCTACGTCGTGCGGACGCTATCTTTATTGAAGAGCTCCATGCTGCGGATCTTTACAACAAAGTATCTCAAGCGTTTACGGTATTCCTACCAGTGCGTTCTGTAGGTGTAATGGGCGATGGCCGTAAGTATGACTGGGTGGTATCACTACGTGCCGTAGAGACCATCGACTTCATGACGGCGCATTGGGCACACCTACCGTACGATTTCCTAGGTAAGGTTTCTAACCGTATTATCAATGAAGTAAACGGCATCTCACGCGTGGTTTACGATATCTCTGGTAAGCCACCAGCAACCATCGAATGGGAATAA